The genomic DNA GTCAATCTTGGGAAATTGATTCTGCTTTACCGTCACCAGTGACGTATTGTCATAGCACTGATAGGCTACTTCTATGTCCTTGCTTGTCGTACCTTCCGCTAACTTCACCGTAATAGTGGCGAGGATCCCTCTTTTAAAATTGCCTAAATGAGGAGTAAAGATAACTTCCTGTCCTAGCTGAGTTGCTATCTCAGGTTGATGCCTATGACCGAGTACGCTGTATGCCATTAAGCTGACTTCACAAAAACTAGTATGAAGCTGCGCTTTTCTGCCCGCCCCAGTTACGCCACTGACAGCATTAATCACCGGTAATACGTCAGTAAGCAAGTGTGATAGCGGCTTAAGTGCCGTAAGCGAGGCTGTCGGATAACAACCCGGTACCGCAATCATTTTACTGCTAGCAATTTTCTCCGCGTTCCACTCTGCGAGACCATAAACAGCATCAGCGAGGACTTGTGGGTATTCATGAGTAAAACCATACCACTTAGGATACTGTTCTAACTCTTCGAAACGGTATGCGCCACTTAAATCAAAGACGACTAGTCCCCTTTGATAAAACCAAGCGGCGAGGTGCAAGCTCACGACATGATCGGTCGCTAATACGACCGCATCCGCCTGTTCGATGATGGCTGCTTTAGCATCATCGGTCAGCGGGCTTAAACAAAGATTAATATGACTATATGTAGGGTATAACTCAGCAAGCGGCTTGCCTTTATCTAAGCTATTTTCAGAAACATAAAGGCCTTGAATGGATAAGTCCGCTTCAGCATTTATGAGAGAAGTGATTTGTGCGCCGGTATAACCGCTAGCACCAATAATGGCTATATTTTTCATAGTCTATGAGTTTAAAACCTTAATCTTGAATTTAGATGACAAAACGAAAAAAAGAATGGGCACAACTTAAGCCCTGGCTGAACACCATAAAGACAAGATTATCGTCGCAGGAAGTGGGTATTACTGACCTTAATAATTAATAATTGAACTAGGTTAAACATATATACTCTCATTTATAGGTCATCAAAACATGGTACTTATCTTAGCTGTTTGATAGACTACCACACAAAACTAATTATGCAATATATTTGAATATATATTTGAGTATTTTTAATGAAAAAATTACCAGACATAAAGAGTAGCTTCACTCAGTTAATCGCGGCACCTTCAATCAGTGCATTAGAAGCACAACATGACATGAGCAATAAAGCCGTCATAGCGCTATTGCATAGTTGGTTTACCGATTTAGGCATGAACTGCCAAGCTCAACCAGTTCCCGACACCCGTAATAAACATAATTTCGTCGCCTCTTTTGGCAGCGGAAAAGGTGGGTTATTACTGGCGGGGCATACCGATACAGTTCCATTTGATGAGGGCCGTTGGAGTCAAGACCCTTTCCAATTGGTCGAAAAAAATGACCGTTGGTATGGCTTGGGAACTTGCGATATGAAAGGTTTTTTTGCTTTAGTGTTAGAAGCCTTAAAAGAATTGCCAATGGACCAGTTCAAACGCCCATTACACATACTCGCTAGCGCCGATGAAGAAACCACCATGAATGGTGCAAAAGCCTTTGCAGCAGCTAAGTCTATCAGCCCTGATTACGCCATTATTGGTGAGCCTACTAGCCTTAAGCCCGTCTATATGCATAAAGGGCACTTTACGCAAGGTATACAGG from Shewanella sp. Choline-02u-19 includes the following:
- the argC gene encoding N-acetyl-gamma-glutamyl-phosphate reductase, which codes for MKNIAIIGASGYTGAQITSLINAEADLSIQGLYVSENSLDKGKPLAELYPTYSHINLCLSPLTDDAKAAIIEQADAVVLATDHVVSLHLAAWFYQRGLVVFDLSGAYRFEELEQYPKWYGFTHEYPQVLADAVYGLAEWNAEKIASSKMIAVPGCYPTASLTALKPLSHLLTDVLPVINAVSGVTGAGRKAQLHTSFCEVSLMAYSVLGHRHQPEIATQLGQEVIFTPHLGNFKRGILATITVKLAEGTTSKDIEVAYQCYDNTSLVTVKQNQFPKIDDVVQTPNCLIGWKYDVETNYLVVSSAIDNLMKGAASQALQCIKIHFNQLLK